The genomic DNA CCCTTTCCGGAATGATTACCGGCGAAGTGCTGCATCTGTACGCCCTTAGCCTGCCCGCTCTCTTAACCGACATCTTTCTCGGAACCAGGGCGTACAAACACCTCTCCGACAAGGGCTACAGGACACTCGCACTGGCAGTCGTCTTCCTGCTCGGCTGTATGATGATCTACCGCAACATCTGAGCCTGGAGAACGCCTGGCCGATAATTCCGAGGCTCTTGATGGATGAACACGCAATGAAGGCCGACCGCTTGCCAAAAAAAGAGCCGCTTCAAGCGGCTCTTGGTGTTTCGTATGAATTTCCAGTCTAAGGGTTGTTCATCATGGCTTCGATAAAACTGTCGGGCCAAAGGGCCGGAGAAGGATCGCCCTCCATGAGGCGCTCCTTGCCCGCTTCGTCCAGTTCGAAACCGTTCTTGATGAAACTGGTGTAGAACCCGGCCGCGTCGATGGCCCCGATGAGAATACAGCCAGCCAGGACGTTGTCCTTGAAAATCAGCTTGCGATAGACAGAGTTTTCCCGGTCGAGGAACACGGCGGCTTCATACAGCTCGTCATCGGCAAGATTGGTCTCGCCCACGGAAATGGTCGGCAGTCCATAGTAGGTGATGGAGTTCATGGACATCCCGCCGGTGTACGGGGTTTCGGCCCCGGCCATGTTCCGGCCCGCGTAACGCCCCTGAGTGTAGGCGTTGGGCCAGATGGGGCGAACCGTATATTCGCCGGTCAGCAAGTCCTTGGCTTCGGCGACATCTCCGGCCGCGAAAACATCCCGGTCACTGGTCGCCATGTAGTCGTCCACGCGGATGCCCTGCCCGGTGGTCAGCCCGGCCTGGATGGCCAGCCCCATGTTCGGGCGCACGCCCGCGGCCACGATGACCACGTCCGCCGGGACCAGCCCCTGGTCGGTTTCCACGCCTTCGATGGAACCGTCCTCGTGGCGGATGACGGCCTTGGTGTCCGTACCTTGCAGGAAACGAATGCCGTTCTTTTCCAGGTGTTCGACAATCAGTTCGCCTGCGGTCTCGTCGAAGTAGGTACGCATGATCCGGGAGCGAACCACGATGGTCACATCGACTCCCTTCTCGGCAAAGCCTTCGGCGGCCTTGAGCGCAATGAGGCCCGCGCCGATGACAACGACTTTCTTGACCTTGTCCACCAATTCCTTGAGGGTCTCAGCATGGGCCACGGTGGTGAAATTGTACACGCCGGGGCCATCGATGCCCAGCAGGTTCGGCTTGACCGGAGTGCCTCCGGTGGCCAGGAGCAGCTTGTCGTATTTGACCTTGTCGCCGCAGTCGAGAGTCAGGACCTTTTCGGAAGCGTCCACGGAAAGTACCCTCGACCCCAGCCGCATGGCGACCCCGTTACGCTCGTAGAACTCCTCAGGGCGGAACGGCAAGGTGTCGAACTTGATCTTATCCGAGAGATAATAGGAAATGAGCGGGCGGCCGTAAGTCGGCACGGCCTCGTCGCTGATAACCGTGATGGGACCGGTCTTGTCGTGCTGGCGAATACCCTCGATTGCACCGATGGCAGAAACGCCATTTCCCACAATAACGTAATCCATTCGGAACTCCTCTTGGTCAAAATCTCAACGTATTGACAATTCTGGCAACAATGGCCTGAAAAAATTTGCCGGACCGATTTTCTACACATATTTTAGTTAAAAATCCATAATTATTAATTCAAACGGGTGTTTCAAGATAACACTCTGATTTAAAAGAATAAACACCATTTCAAAAGATTTGCAAGATAGCGGAAGAAAGGCTATTTAGTGCTCCGCAAAAAAACATACCCGAAAGAGAAATTCGACGTGAGCTTAGACGGACAAAAGATACTCATTGCCAACAGGGGCGAGATCGCCGTGCGGATCATGGAAGCATGTTCCGATCTCGGCCTGCCCTTCGTTGCCCTGTATACCAAAGAGGACTCCCGGTCCGGTCACCTGGACGTGGCCCGCAGGCTGGGCGGGGAGAAATCCCTGTACCGCATCCACAACTATCTCGACGCCGGCGACATCCTGTCCGTGGCGGACGAGTCGGGAGCCACGGCCATCCACCCCGGATACGGCTTCTTTTCAGAGAACTACCGGTTTGCACGCCGTGTGGTTCAACGCGACCGCCCCATGACCTTTATCGGCCCTTCCTGGGAAGTTATCCGGGACTTGGGCGACAAGATCAACACCAAGCGCATCGCCCGCACCCTGGGCGTGCCCACGGTGCCCGGCTCCGACCGGGCCATATATGACGAGCTTGAGGCCGAGGCCATCGCCGAAAGCCTGTTCGAATTCCAGGCCAAGATGGGCATCAGCCGTCCGGTGGTCCTGGTCAAGGCGTCGGCGGGCGGCGGCGGCATGGGCATCGACGAATGCGAGGACATGGCCCGTTTCCGCCAGACCTACCGCCGCATTCGCAACTATTCCCTGCGGACGTTCAACGACGAAGGCGTGCTCATCGAGCAGCGTGTGTTCAACTTCAACCACCTTGAAGTGCAGATCGTCTCCGACCGCTCCGGGACCAATCCGGTCCACTTCGGTACCCGCAACTGCTCGGTCCAGTCTCCCGGCTTGCAAAAACGTATCGAAGTCGCTCCCGGCTTCTGGCCGCAGGGGCTGACCTACGGCTTCGACGCCCAGAAACTCCTCGACGACATCACCCGCTACTCCCTGTCCATCGCCAAGGAAATCAAATACGACAACGTCGGCACCTGGGAGTGGATCGTCACTCCGAACGGCGACCCCTTCCTTATGGAAGTGAACACCCGCATCCAGGTGGAGAACGGCGTCTCGGCCTGCATAGGTTCGGTCAACGGCAATCCCGACGTGAACCTCATCCGCGAGCAGATCCGCACCGGCCTTGGCGAGCCGCTGGGCTACACCCAGGACGACGTTTCCTTTGGCGGCGTGGGTATCGAATACCGTCTCATCGCCGAAGACACCACGAACGGCTTCACCCCCTGGGTCGGCCGGATCGAGGAGCTCAAGTGGCAGGAACGCGACTGGCTGACCGTGCACACGCACGTTCCCACTGACCGCACCTATCAGATTCCCACGGAGTACGACCCCAACCTGGCCCTGGCCATCATCTGGGGCAAGGATCTCGAAGAAGCCAAGGCCCGAGGGCTGGAATTCCTGCGGGACCTGCAACTCAACGGCTCCGACTCCGCCGGGGAGGCGATGAAATCGAACATCCCCTTCCTCATTGAAAAAACCGAAAACCTCCTCGTATTCTAAGCTATGAACATAGAAAAGACCCTGCAATCCCTCCTGGGCCGGGTGAACTACGCCCGCGACATCCTGGGCAACAAGTCCCGCCCCGAGCTGGACGCCTTTGCCACGGAGATCGCCCAATTCCAGGAGAAGAACGCCGATCTCTCCGAGGAGCGGGCCATCCGGGCCGTGGAATC from Pseudodesulfovibrio thermohalotolerans includes the following:
- a CDS encoding NAD(P)/FAD-dependent oxidoreductase, with protein sequence MDYVIVGNGVSAIGAIEGIRQHDKTGPITVISDEAVPTYGRPLISYYLSDKIKFDTLPFRPEEFYERNGVAMRLGSRVLSVDASEKVLTLDCGDKVKYDKLLLATGGTPVKPNLLGIDGPGVYNFTTVAHAETLKELVDKVKKVVVIGAGLIALKAAEGFAEKGVDVTIVVRSRIMRTYFDETAGELIVEHLEKNGIRFLQGTDTKAVIRHEDGSIEGVETDQGLVPADVVIVAAGVRPNMGLAIQAGLTTGQGIRVDDYMATSDRDVFAAGDVAEAKDLLTGEYTVRPIWPNAYTQGRYAGRNMAGAETPYTGGMSMNSITYYGLPTISVGETNLADDELYEAAVFLDRENSVYRKLIFKDNVLAGCILIGAIDAAGFYTSFIKNGFELDEAGKERLMEGDPSPALWPDSFIEAMMNNP
- a CDS encoding biotin carboxylase N-terminal domain-containing protein; this translates as MSLDGQKILIANRGEIAVRIMEACSDLGLPFVALYTKEDSRSGHLDVARRLGGEKSLYRIHNYLDAGDILSVADESGATAIHPGYGFFSENYRFARRVVQRDRPMTFIGPSWEVIRDLGDKINTKRIARTLGVPTVPGSDRAIYDELEAEAIAESLFEFQAKMGISRPVVLVKASAGGGGMGIDECEDMARFRQTYRRIRNYSLRTFNDEGVLIEQRVFNFNHLEVQIVSDRSGTNPVHFGTRNCSVQSPGLQKRIEVAPGFWPQGLTYGFDAQKLLDDITRYSLSIAKEIKYDNVGTWEWIVTPNGDPFLMEVNTRIQVENGVSACIGSVNGNPDVNLIREQIRTGLGEPLGYTQDDVSFGGVGIEYRLIAEDTTNGFTPWVGRIEELKWQERDWLTVHTHVPTDRTYQIPTEYDPNLALAIIWGKDLEEAKARGLEFLRDLQLNGSDSAGEAMKSNIPFLIEKTENLLVF